The genomic region CGCGAAGCCACGCGCTGAGTCTTTCCGCGGAGCCGTCCCGGCCCGCGTACCCGGCATCCCGTATCCGGATGCCGCGTCTCTTCAACCCCTCGACTTCACGGGCGCGGCACCTGGCGGGTGCCGTGCACGGGTGGGGTGTGTCCCAACGCCGCCAGGGAGCTTGCGATGAACATTGATGCCGAGCAGTCCCCCACCAGGAAGGTCCGCCCGTTGCGGCGGCTGGGCTCACGCCGATTGACCCGGGCGCACCTCGCGCTCGCCGAGCGTCCCCGGGCGGCCGAGCTGGGCCGGGAGGCACTGGGCGTGGTGGCGGACGTGCTGGCCCGGGAGCTGGGCTGCCCTGTGACGGCGCGGGCGCGGCTGCTGGAGTCAGCCGTTCCACCGGCGACAGGCCTGGCGCAGCCGGCGGTGTTCGCGCTGCTGGAGCTGTCGGCAGTGGGCGGCATGGGAGTCCTGGAGCTGGAGCCGGCCCTGGCCTTCGCCGCGCTGGAGCGCATCGCTGGCGCGGGACAGCGGCCGGGCGTGGTGACGGAGCTGGCGCGGCTGGAGGAGGCGACGCTGGCGTACCTGCTGTTGCTGGCGCTCTCCGCGGTGCGTTCTCAGGGAGGGCTGAACCCGAGGCTTGGGCCGAGGCTGTCAGGCGTGACGATGCGGAGGGCGGACGTGGTGGCGCGGCTGGACTGCCGGCAGTCGCTGGTCGCCATCGAGCTGTCGCTGACGGTGGGGACGGTGAGCGCGGGAGCGCGCCTGCTGGTGCCGGCCCCGGTGCTCCAGACGGTGTTCCAGGAGCTGCCGGTGGAGCGCGGCGCGGACATCGCCCCGGAGGTGCTCGCGGCCTCGCTGGAGGCGCGGTGTCTCATCGGACAGACGCCGCTGCCGGCCACGGCGCTGGAGGCGCTCGTGGTGGGGGACGTCGTCCTCTTCGAAGGGGTGCGCCGCGAGTACGGGCGCCTCCTGGGGAAGGGGCGGCTGGTCACCCGGGGCTTCGCGTTGGCGGGGGACTTTCTCGCCGAGGGCTTTTCGCTGACCCGCGCGCAGGGACGCGCGTTTTCCCAGGAGTCGGACATGGTGGCTGTGAACGAGAAGAGCGAGGGCATGCCCCCGCTGCCGGTGGACGTGGAAATCGAGCTGACGCGGGTGATGGTGCCGCTGTCGGAGCTGGCGGCGCTGAAGCCGGGTGCGCTGCTGCCGCTGCACATCAACGCCAACGAGCCGGTGTTGCTGCGCGTGGGGGACCGCGCGGTGGCCCGTGCGGAGCTGGTGGAAATCGAGGGCGAGGTCGGCGCCCGTGTCCTGGCGCTGCTGCCGTGAGCCGCCCGATGAACAACCTGCTCTCTTCCCTGTCTCCCCGCGCGCGCCTGCTGGCGGCGGGGGCCCTCATCCTCGGATTGGCGGCGCTCGGGCCACTGGGGGGCCTGTCCATGACCGCCGCCGCTCGGTGGCTGCTGGGCGCGGTGGCGCTGGGGGGCCTGGGTTGGTGGCTGCATCGCCGGGGCTCCGCGGTGCCGGGCATTCCGACGATGGAGCGGATGAATGTCGTCTCCCGGGCGGGGCTGTCGCCGCGTTGTGGGCTGGCGCTGGTGGAGGTGGACGGGCGCGGCTACCTGGTGGCCTTCGGTGACTCGTTCGCGGAGATCCGCGAGACGCAGGAGCAGGAGGTGGTGTTCGCGGGGGCGCTGGCCCAGGCACGCCGGCCGATGCCGAAGCGGCGGGTTCCAGGGCGGGGAAAGGGGGTGGGGCGATGAAGCGCGTGCTCCTGGGCATGGGGCTGTTCGTCCCAGCCGTGGCCTCCGCGGCGGAGGCCTCGCTCTCACGGATGTCCTACGCGGGCAGCCCGCTGTCGATGATGGGGATGCTCGCGCTGATGTCGCTGCTGCCGTTCGCGGTGCTGATGCTGACGAGCTTCTCGAAGATCGCCGTGGTGCTGTCGCTGGCGCGCTCTGCGATGGGGACCCAGCAGGCACCGCCGACGATGGTGCTGACGGGGCTGGCGGCGGTGCTCACGGGACACATCATGGCCCCCGTCATGGAGCGCATGTACGACGCGGGGCAGGTGGCGTACTACGAGGCAGAGGCGGGCTCGGGGGCGCAGCTCCTCTCCGCGGCGTCGCGGGTGGCGGAGCCACTGCGCTCGTTCCTGGTGAAGCATGGCAGTCCGGAGGAGCGGGCCCGCTTCGTGGACCTGGCGCGCGAGCTCCGGCCGCCGGAGGAAGCGGACGCGGTGCGGGAGACGGACCTCTTCGTCGTGATTCCCGCCTTCGTCATTACCGAGTTGAAGGAGGCCTTCCAGATTGGCTTCCTCGTCTTCCTCCCGTTCCTGGTGCTGGACATGGTCATCGCCAACGTGCTGCTCGCGCTGGGGATGCAGACGCTGTCACCGAGTCAGGTGAGCCTGCCCTTCAAGATCCTCCTCTTCGTCGCCGTGGATGGCTGGGCGCTGCTCGCGCGTGGCCTCATCCTCGGCTACCGGTGACACCATGACCCAGGACGTCCTGCTCACCCTGGGGCGCGAGGCGCTGCTGCTGATGGTGCTCGCCTCGCTGCCGCCCATCGGCGCGAGCCTGCTGGTGGGCTTCCTGTCGAGCCTCTTCCAGGCCACCACGCAGCTCCAGGAGAGCACCCTCGCGGTGGTGCCCAAGCTGTGCGCGGCGGTCCTCGCGCTCGTCCTCGCCGGGCCGTGGATAGCCGGGCAGCTCACGCGCTTCACCCACCAGCTCCTGTTGCTCATCGCCGAGGTGGCGGCATGAACCTGGAGCCGCTTCGCCTCTGGCTGGAGGCACTGGGGCCGGACATCGTCGTGGTGGCGCTGTGCGCCGCGAGGCTGGTGCCCATCGCCTTCCTGTGCCCGCTGCTGGGTGGGCAGGCCACGCCCACGACAGTCCGTCTGGCGCTGGTGCTCGCCCTGGCGCTCTTCCTGCGCGTGGAGGCAGGCGTGGCCCTGGCGGAGCCGGTGGCGTCCACGCTGGAGCTGGCGGCGCTGGTGATTCGCGAGCTGGTCTACGGGATGTCGGTGGGGCTCGTCGCGGCGCTGCCCTTCGACGCGGCGCGGATGGGCGGGCGCTTCATCGACCTGTTCCGGGGCACGTCGGCGGAGGCCAGCCTGCCGGCGGCGGGCAGCCGAGAGTCGGCCACGGGGGATGGGCTCCACCACCTGCTCGTGGCGCTGGTGGTGTCGGGCGCGCTGTTTCCGCTGGTCCTCTCTGGCCTGCTGCGTGGCTTCGGGGTGGTGCGGCTGGGGGCTTTCGTCCCGACGGAGGCGGCCACGCTGCATGTCGTCGTGCTGGCGGGGGGCGCCATGGCCACGGGGCTGGCGGTAGGGGCTCCGGTGGCGGCGGCGGTGCTGGCGGTGGACTGCTTCCTCGGACTGGCTTCCCGGGCGGCACCGCAGGTGAACCTGCAGGAGGTGGGGGCACCCCTGCGGATTCTCGGAGGAGGCGCGCTGCTGTGGCTGGGCACGGGCGTGCTCTGTGAGCGGTTGCTGGCGGGCGTGCTCTCCACGGACGGAGCCCTGACCCTGCTGGGCGAGGTGGCGCGGTGAGTGGCGAGAAGACGGAGCAACCCTCCGCGAAGCGCCTCCGTGAGGCGCGGCGCAAGGGACAGCTTCCGCGCAGCCGGCTGCTGACGTCCAGCGCGGTGACGTTGGGAGGACTGCTCGGCTTCACCGCGTTCGCATCCGAGGGCTTCCTTCGGCTCCAGGCCTGGACGGCGCGGTTGTTCCTGGAGCAGCAGGGCCTGGGGGCATGGCAGGAGGGACTGTGGATTGCGGCGCGGCTCTGCGGACCCGCGTTGGGTGGAGCGCTCGTGGCCTCGTGCGCGGTGTCGGTCGCGACCGTGGGCTTCGAACTGGAGGCGAGCCATGCGGCACCGAAGCTGGAGCGCATCAGCCCGGCGGCGGGCTTGAAGCGGCTGTTCAGCATGCGGCCGCTGGTGGAGATGGCGAAGGCGCTTGCGGTGGTGGCTCTCGTGGCGGTGCTCGTCTGGAGCGAGGTGGAGGAGCTCGGCCCGGACGCGCTTCGCGCCTCCTGGCTGGGAGGCACCGAGGGCATGACGCTGTTGGTGGAGCGCCTCGGGCAGCTCGCCACCCGGCTGGCCTGGGTGGTGCTGGTGCTGGGCGTGGGGGACTACGCGCTCGCGCGGCGTCGCCACGTGAAGGACCTGATGATGAGCCGCGAGGAGGTGAAGCGCGAGCACAAGGAGAGCGAGGGTGACCCGCGTCACAAGGGTCAGCGGCGGGCGCTGCACCGCCAGCTCGCGCAGGGAGGGCCGGCACGTGGAGTGCAAAAGGCCACCGCCGTGGTCATCAACCCCACGCACCTCGCGATTGCCCTCCGCTACGACGTCCAGGAGTGTGAGGCGCCCTACCTCGTGGCCAAGGCCCGCGAGGAGGACGCCCTCGCGCTCCGGGAAGAGGCGCGGCGGCTCGGGATTCCCGTCGTCCGGGACATCCCGTTGGCGCGCAGCCTCATCCACTACGACCTCGGCGAGCCCATCCCCGAGGAGCTGTATCAGGCGGCCGCGGTCGTCCTGCGCACGGCGATGGAGGCACGAAGCGTGGACGACCATCCACGAAGAAGGACGCCATGAAACTGCTCTCGAACCTGTTGCTGAAGGCCCGGAAGTCCTCGGATGTGGTGCTCGCGGTGGCGATGGCCGCCGTGCTGGGCGCCCTCATCATTCCCCTGCCGGCCTGGCTGCTGGATGCCGGGCTCGCGGTGAACCTGGCGGTGGCGGTGGCGCTGCTGGTGGCGGCGCTCCGCGCGCGCGACGCGCTGAAGGTGACGTCCTTCCCCACGCTGCTGCTGTTCACCACGTTGTTCCGACTGGCGCTCAACGTGTCGTCCACGCGGCTGGCGCTCGCGGAGGGGCACGCGGGTGAGGTCATCCAGGCCTTCGGCGAGTTCGTGGTGCGGGGGGACTACGTGGTCGGCGCGGTGGTGTTCGCCATCCTCACCCTGGTGCAATTCCTGGTGGTGGCCAAGGGCGCGGAGCGCGTCGCGGAGGTGTCCGCCCGCTTCACGCTGGATGCGATGCCGGGCAAGCAGATGTCCATCGACGCGGACCTGCGGGCGGGAGCCATCGACCAGGCCCAGGCCCGTCGGCGTCGGCGGGACCTGGAGCGGGAGTCGCAGATGTTCGGCGCCATGGATGGCGCAATGAAGTTCGTGAAGGGCGACGTGGTGGCGGGCCTCGTCATCGTCGGGGTGAACCTGCTGGGAGGCACGGTCATCGGCGTGCTTCAGGGCGGCATGTCGCTGTCCGAGGCCGCGTCGACCTTCGCGCTCATCGCCATTGGCGACGGGCTGGTGTCGCAGGTTCCCTCGCTCTGCATCGCGGTGGCCGCGGGGCTCGTCGTCACGCGGGTGGCCTCGGAGAAGGAGGAGGACACGCTGGGCTCGGAGATTGGCTCGCAGTTCTTCGGAGAGGCCCGGACGCTCTGGGTGGTGGCGGGGCTCTGTGGGGCACTGGCCTGCATGCCGGGCATGCCGCACCTGACGTTCCTGGTGCTGGCGGCGGGGCTGGGCGGGCTCGGCTACGCGCTGAACCAGCCCGGGCTCCTGGCGGCGGGAGTGAAGGACGGTGACAAGGCGGGGGCACCGGGAGCGGCCCCAGCGGCGGGGGCGGCGGGTGCTCCGCCAGAGAGTGCCTCGGTGCCCGTGGGCGTCTCACCGCTCACCCTGGATTTGGCACCGGACCTGACGGTGCTGGCGGAGGAGGAAGGCGGCGCCTTCGTCCACAAGACGCTGAACGCGGTGCGGGACGAGCTGTTCTTCGAGCTGGGCGTGCGAGTCCCCGGCATCCGCGTGCGGACGCAGGCCGCGTACCTGTCGCCCGGGGAGTACCGCATCCAGGTGGACGAGGTACCCGCGGGTGGAGGCCAGGTCGTTCCGGGCGCCCTCTATGCGCTGGCGCCCCCGGATGAGCTCGCGTTCCTCCAGGTGAAGGCCGAGCCCGCGGTGGAGCCCGCCACCGGCAGGGCCATCAGTCGAATCTCGGAGGCCGGGCGCGCCCTGCTGGAGACGGCGCAGGTGCCCCTGCGGCGTCCGGGAGGGCTGCTCGCGGACCACTTGAGGAGCGTGCTGCGAGCGCGCGCCGCGGACCTGCTGGGGCTGCAGGACGTCCAGGGGCTGCTGGAGGGACTGGAGTCCCAGTCACCCGTCCTGGTGAAGGAGGCGCTGCAGAAGGTGCCCCTCCCGCTGCTCACGGACGTGCTTCGCAAGCTGCTCCAGGAAGGCGTCAGCATTCGGGACTTGCGCGCCATCCTCGAGGCGCTCGTCTCGCCCACCACGGAGGGGGACGCCGTCGCGCTCGCCGAGCGCTGCCGTCAGGCGCTGCGCCGGTACCTCAGCCACAAATTCGCTCCGACGGGGCCCCTCTACGCCTACCTCGTGGACCCGGAGGTGGAGGAGGTGCTTCGGGCCACGGGGACCCGGGGGCCCGCGCCCGACCCGGAGCGGGTGGCGGAAATCCTCGAAGGGGTGCGGCAGGTGGCCAC from Pyxidicoccus trucidator harbors:
- the sctQ gene encoding type III secretion system cytoplasmic ring protein SctQ, coding for MNIDAEQSPTRKVRPLRRLGSRRLTRAHLALAERPRAAELGREALGVVADVLARELGCPVTARARLLESAVPPATGLAQPAVFALLELSAVGGMGVLELEPALAFAALERIAGAGQRPGVVTELARLEEATLAYLLLLALSAVRSQGGLNPRLGPRLSGVTMRRADVVARLDCRQSLVAIELSLTVGTVSAGARLLVPAPVLQTVFQELPVERGADIAPEVLAASLEARCLIGQTPLPATALEALVVGDVVLFEGVRREYGRLLGKGRLVTRGFALAGDFLAEGFSLTRAQGRAFSQESDMVAVNEKSEGMPPLPVDVEIELTRVMVPLSELAALKPGALLPLHINANEPVLLRVGDRAVARAELVEIEGEVGARVLALLP
- a CDS encoding flagellar biosynthetic protein FliO — translated: MSRPMNNLLSSLSPRARLLAAGALILGLAALGPLGGLSMTAAARWLLGAVALGGLGWWLHRRGSAVPGIPTMERMNVVSRAGLSPRCGLALVEVDGRGYLVAFGDSFAEIRETQEQEVVFAGALAQARRPMPKRRVPGRGKGVGR
- the sctR gene encoding type III secretion system export apparatus subunit SctR; translated protein: MKRVLLGMGLFVPAVASAAEASLSRMSYAGSPLSMMGMLALMSLLPFAVLMLTSFSKIAVVLSLARSAMGTQQAPPTMVLTGLAAVLTGHIMAPVMERMYDAGQVAYYEAEAGSGAQLLSAASRVAEPLRSFLVKHGSPEERARFVDLARELRPPEEADAVRETDLFVVIPAFVITELKEAFQIGFLVFLPFLVLDMVIANVLLALGMQTLSPSQVSLPFKILLFVAVDGWALLARGLILGYR
- a CDS encoding flagellar biosynthetic protein FliQ: MTQDVLLTLGREALLLMVLASLPPIGASLLVGFLSSLFQATTQLQESTLAVVPKLCAAVLALVLAGPWIAGQLTRFTHQLLLLIAEVAA
- a CDS encoding EscT/YscT/HrcT family type III secretion system export apparatus protein; this translates as MNLEPLRLWLEALGPDIVVVALCAARLVPIAFLCPLLGGQATPTTVRLALVLALALFLRVEAGVALAEPVASTLELAALVIRELVYGMSVGLVAALPFDAARMGGRFIDLFRGTSAEASLPAAGSRESATGDGLHHLLVALVVSGALFPLVLSGLLRGFGVVRLGAFVPTEAATLHVVVLAGGAMATGLAVGAPVAAAVLAVDCFLGLASRAAPQVNLQEVGAPLRILGGGALLWLGTGVLCERLLAGVLSTDGALTLLGEVAR
- a CDS encoding EscU/YscU/HrcU family type III secretion system export apparatus switch protein, yielding MSGEKTEQPSAKRLREARRKGQLPRSRLLTSSAVTLGGLLGFTAFASEGFLRLQAWTARLFLEQQGLGAWQEGLWIAARLCGPALGGALVASCAVSVATVGFELEASHAAPKLERISPAAGLKRLFSMRPLVEMAKALAVVALVAVLVWSEVEELGPDALRASWLGGTEGMTLLVERLGQLATRLAWVVLVLGVGDYALARRRHVKDLMMSREEVKREHKESEGDPRHKGQRRALHRQLAQGGPARGVQKATAVVINPTHLAIALRYDVQECEAPYLVAKAREEDALALREEARRLGIPVVRDIPLARSLIHYDLGEPIPEELYQAAAVVLRTAMEARSVDDHPRRRTP
- a CDS encoding flagellar biosynthesis protein FlhA, whose amino-acid sequence is MKLLSNLLLKARKSSDVVLAVAMAAVLGALIIPLPAWLLDAGLAVNLAVAVALLVAALRARDALKVTSFPTLLLFTTLFRLALNVSSTRLALAEGHAGEVIQAFGEFVVRGDYVVGAVVFAILTLVQFLVVAKGAERVAEVSARFTLDAMPGKQMSIDADLRAGAIDQAQARRRRRDLERESQMFGAMDGAMKFVKGDVVAGLVIVGVNLLGGTVIGVLQGGMSLSEAASTFALIAIGDGLVSQVPSLCIAVAAGLVVTRVASEKEEDTLGSEIGSQFFGEARTLWVVAGLCGALACMPGMPHLTFLVLAAGLGGLGYALNQPGLLAAGVKDGDKAGAPGAAPAAGAAGAPPESASVPVGVSPLTLDLAPDLTVLAEEEGGAFVHKTLNAVRDELFFELGVRVPGIRVRTQAAYLSPGEYRIQVDEVPAGGGQVVPGALYALAPPDELAFLQVKAEPAVEPATGRAISRISEAGRALLETAQVPLRRPGGLLADHLRSVLRARAADLLGLQDVQGLLEGLESQSPVLVKEALQKVPLPLLTDVLRKLLQEGVSIRDLRAILEALVSPTTEGDAVALAERCRQALRRYLSHKFAPTGPLYAYLVDPEVEEVLRATGTRGPAPDPERVAEILEGVRQVATGGRAVLLTAPDVRRPLRRLCEGAFPDVAVLTYGELEGALQIRPIGRLSPVPMGR